A stretch of Rhinopithecus roxellana isolate Shanxi Qingling chromosome 12, ASM756505v1, whole genome shotgun sequence DNA encodes these proteins:
- the LOC115892259 gene encoding uncharacterized protein LOC115892259, which translates to MSSRVRHPGLRAMAWSSLWFWQRAGGRDHGEMMPHTEDSICLVSDGQDHVRRLPGDGTHQWGSSVGPSSSKQTLFWVLVLTSPKASNCPSQSCVQRGLSATASGPTHGVSHFLPTPWWGAKYLQKTYPESKALSSASTAGPAGCSVCLKFPPVVPWAVGTDVAGGPSGRAGAGGESLSEEHPMKSSLPLTQV; encoded by the exons ATGTCTTCAAGAGTAAGACATCCTGGTCTGAGAGCCATGGCTTGGAGCAGCCTGTGGTTCTGGCAGAGAGCTGGTGGACGGGACCACGGAGAGATGATGCCACACACAGAA GACTCCATCTGCCTTGTTTCCGACGGTCAGGATCATGTGCGCAGGCTCCCTGGGGACGGGACTCATCAGTGGGGCTCCTCAGTGGGACCCTCCTCATCCAAGCAGACCCTATTCTGGGTCCTGGTTCTCACAAGCCCAAAGGCCAGCAACTGCCCTTCCCAGAGCTGTGTGCAGCGGGGCCTGTCAGCCACAGCTTCTGGCCCCACCCATGGGGTCTCACACTTTCTCCCCACTCCATGGTGGGGGgccaaatatttgcaaaagacttATCCTGAGTCCAAAGCCCTCAGTTCAGCCTCCACAGCAGGCCCTGCAGGATGCAGTGTCTGCCTCAAATTTCCCCCAGTCGTGCCTTGGGCAGTGGGCACAGATGTGGCTGGTGGCCCTTCAGGCAGAGCTGGGGCAGGTGGAGAAAGCCTATCTGAAGAGCATCCAATGAAAAGCTCCTTGCCTCTTACTCAAGTTTAA
- the PDZK1IP1 gene encoding PDZK1-interacting protein 1 codes for MLALSLLILGLLTAVPPASCQQGLGNLQPWMQGLIAVAVFLVLVAIAFAVNHFWCQEEPEPAHMILTVGNKADGVLVGTDGRYSSMAASFRSSEHENAYENVPEEEGKVRSTPM; via the exons ATGTTGGCCCTCAGCCTGCTCATTCTGGGCCTGCTCACAGCAGTGCCACCTGCCAGCTGTCAGCAAG GCCTTGGGAACCTTCAGCCCTGGATGCAGGGCCTCATCGCGGTGGCCGTGTTCCTGGTCCTCGTGGCAATCGCCTTTGCAGTCAATCACTTCTGGTGCCAGGAGGAACC GGAGCCTGCGCACATGATCCTGACCGTCGGAAACAAGGCAGATGGAGTCCTGGTGGGAACAGATGGAAGGTACTCTTCAATGGCGGCCAGTTTCAG GTCCAGTGAGCATGAGAATGCCTATGAGAATGTCCCCGAGGAGGAAGGCAAGGTCCGCAGCACCCCAATGTAA